CGTGATACGACTCTCAACCTTCCCACCAATTCGTCACTCTCTGTGACCCTCTCACAACAATCTCTGCGCACTTTGACCACCGCTTCCGCGAGCGCAGACTACCCCGCCGAGGATACCTTGACCCTGAACGGCAAACCTCAAGATATCCAGTCCTCTAAGCGTACTCTGGCCTGTCTATCAAGTCTGCGTTCTCTCCGCAAGTCTCTCGAAGATGCCGACGCGTCACTCCCCAAACTGTCCACCTTCCCTCTCCGAATCGTCTCCGAGAACAACTTCCCCACGGCTGCTGGTTTGGCCAGTTCCGCTGCTGGGTTCGCTGCCCTTGTCCGCGCAGTCGCCAACCTCTATGAGCTCCCCCAGTCGCCCCGGGAGCTGAGCCGTATTGCCCGTCAAGGCTCAGGCTCCGCCTGTCGTTCGCTCATGGGCGGCTACGTTGCCTGGCGCACAGGCGAGCAAGCCGACGGCAGCGACAGCCTGGCAGAGGAGGTGGCTCCGGCATCCCACTGGCCGGAGATGCGGGCCCTGGTCCTTGTGGTCAGcgcggagaagaaggacgtTCCTAGCACCGAGGGCATGCAAACCACTGTTGCGACTTCGGACCTGTTTG
The window above is part of the Penicillium oxalicum strain HP7-1 chromosome VI, whole genome shotgun sequence genome. Proteins encoded here:
- a CDS encoding Diphosphomevalonate decarboxylase, which codes for MASSTQSPVYRATTTAPVNIAVIKYWGKRDTTLNLPTNSSLSVTLSQQSLRTLTTASASADYPAEDTLTLNGKPQDIQSSKRTLACLSSLRSLRKSLEDADASLPKLSTFPLRIVSENNFPTAAGLASSAAGFAALVRAVANLYELPQSPRELSRIARQGSGSACRSLMGGYVAWRTGEQADGSDSLAEEVAPASHWPEMRALVLVVSAEKKDVPSTEGMQTTVATSDLFATRAQTVVPERMDAIEAAIRDRDFPKFAEITMRDSNTFHATCLDSWPPIFYMNDVSRAAVRLVHDINRAVGRTVAAYTFDAGPNAVIYYEEKDSELVAGTVKAILGSSASGWEGPFYENLAHLSAPGVSLDQIDTRVLDVLKGGVSRVILTGVGEGPVAVEDHLVTERGEAIIN